The Mercenaria mercenaria strain notata unplaced genomic scaffold, MADL_Memer_1 contig_4995, whole genome shotgun sequence genomic sequence TGGAACTGCGCATGTTTTCTTTACTGAAGTGCGACTCATTCATTGTTGTGTCCTTATTTTCTAAATTATGATAGAAATGATTTATGTTTATATTGGCATCATTCGTATATATTCATATTGTTTTCGGATTAATAGCACCAAAATGCTATCAAATATCATGtcttacatttatatatatttttgaaatatgctTTGAATGTGAATGTGAATAATGTTtgcgccccatgtggttctgggacgatctgtgtatgaaaagaattggaaccactgccttatccttacatgatcgtaagaggcgactaaaagggtcttaacacttggttttgcagtaactctgtgaatCCAGccggtatgcaaattttgattccatacctcatgttttaatTTCACATAGCATAATATATTGTCTGATATTTTCAGTCGTCCCACCTCTCCCAATCCCGTCTGGTTTCTCCCGATTCAGgatgtaaaacccgatcaccccgataAGAAGTCAAAATCttccgatttaaaaaaaatcaaacaacgaaaaaaaaaaaaaaaaaaaaaaaaaataacagattcAATCCTTTACATTAATTAAATCTCGCTAATAACGAATCTGTAAACAATAGTTTTCGAATATTTTCACACCTGTTTACCCCTGTTGATTGTTGTTTATTGCATGATATAACAACGCCAGGTGTTGATTTATGTGTCACAACTGAAACaggtaaaatttaatttctatcaataaaataaataacaatcaaatttagatcagaaaatatattggcCCTACCTTTTTctataagtttttgaaatcgaaagtagattacCGTGGTGTcgattttgataaacatttctcttaaataatTGTATCAAGAGAAGATGTCAAGGTAAATATTAATATCAGATACTGTTTAATGCTGTTAAATTGTATTTGCATCATCATagtttgtcaaacacatcctttaaaTTGGAGATATAGGCAATGTTTACAAAAGCGTAACAGTATCCGGACGGACAGTTTTAGATATCCAGATTTTAAGAAAACTAAGTGCGTTCTTCAAAGACGCAAGTCGATCCAGCTCCTAAATAGAATGTTGAATTGTTGATAAAGTAATATGAGAGTAAAAATGAAAgtctaaaagtttgtttttacttattCTGTTTTTGCCATTTGTCTTGACTTGTACTCAGGGGTTCGATTTTTGTAGTATAGATAGCtatcattttgaatatataaGGCTTCATTTTGTgagtttaaactgaaataaatttcATGTTGCAGAAAAGGACCCTTCAGCTGAAATCCTGGAGTCTGTATGTACACTTTTGCTAAATTCAAGAGTCAAAATCCCAAgtccgggtcaaatggaacccctgcgtacagttttttttaaaagtaaaaaaaaaattaaaaaaaaatttccccacgcctcttttttatccaaaatttgcatgataatctaggaattaatttattttggcCTTACTTAGTGATCATATGACACCAGACTGACTATGTAGCACCAACTAATAGAtgaggtaataaaatataatagaaCACGGCAAATAGAGTAAACCAATTTCTAAATCCTGTCTTACTTACATTACCTTACACAGATTCTGATATGCAAGTTATATGGGATATGGGTTTACGTATTGGCTGTTTaggccaatatacaagactggacgattgatagagttgcttctgtttatcatactGTATAACTACTGGGCAGTACATAGTTTGCATTAAGGTGGAAGGAtagcacactggccttccaattcTGAGGTCGGGGGAACGAtacccggcagctactcgggaatatTCAGAAACGCTTTTTCAGTGTTTCcaacccagctagaggtgtactggccaggaacccaggcaatccttgcttgtgtcagtgctatacactgggcacgttaaagaactaggCTGCCTGtttgcaacgagctaggctaagttagccggacatgcctgtatctgatttctgatctctctgtcgtgggtgctttgtctcactctgtccctctggtccgatcgctctgtgtctgtactagtagaggatgaattatgcgccctgtgtggctgcatttgaaatatgtaaagcgcctttaaacgagaaaatgatcatgaaaagggcgccaaataaatctggtataataataataataatataattacatGTGATATTTTTTCACCATTATagcaacaacatcaacaacaacctTACTTTTATCAAACTCAAATCACAAAGTGACACAAGAGTATACAGTAAGACAATacatatatctgaaaaatgtGACATGGTGTATAAAAAGAGAAACTTTACTTTGACttgaaatataatatacaattgagaaaagaagaaaatgaaagaGTACTAAAGAGCGCGTTTCAAGAAAACCAGTTCttacctttataacgagtttagaaatcCTGATTAAATTACgactaaacaaacaaacaggtaagatacaacagtattttttaattaatcaagttgtattacaaatatatctcatttttgttggatttttataaaaataaaagaaaatgcattcaggcaccttttaaaataatgattaatttatgtttataataaataaaccatgtgtattttttacaatatctgtttattgctggattttattatacatgtccATAtttcttctttatctattaaaatgcaactgaacgcttccttaattttattttttttctggttttattttgttacttagataaaaagatcataacaattgaataaaaaatacatgCCATTTCTCTTACtgagttttgaataattattttatttttttattaaataaaggtaAGAGTTTTCTAAAAGGGTGAGAATAATAATGCCTTGATGTAAGCGTTGTAATTGAATTgatcaggacattactcaacatggcagagcaattacaattagtatattatcaactagaataattttgtgtatattctgaaaaaaagctgcatttcaatcaataaaatgcaaaacactggAAATAACCATATAtctttacatatcaataaaatttatgatcatcTGACATGGAggacatgtcaagtctacaggggttttgtggacccttatcagactacCAGACAGAATCCTGTTTATTGGAGATTAAGATGTCTGACATTAAGGGGTGGGATGGGGGGAGGGGATGTCACTTATATAGAAGATTTGTTTGCATTTTAGTTTTCAACGTATTCTGAATGTTTGAAACATACCAATAAACTAAAGTTTAATTTTATTCCTCCGATAATAAGAGAACTATATATCATGAGTAGTAACGCTTATCATGCTGGACTCGGCTGATTATGCCTTAGAGACCAGAGTAGATCgtgatcagcctgcgcatctgtgcagtcagATCAAGGTATGCGCTGTTCGCAGTTCAGTCAGTATCCCCTTGTAACAGTGaatggtaccgtccaaattgaaGTTGGGACAAACTTTATAGCAAtatagcatggtaagggttaaactgtatatttcaacattttgaagttaacgttttgaaataattcaaaattgaatTGAGCTCCTTTTGAATATTGTTACTCTCGTCATGAAAAGATAACTTCATGAAATACATAGGGGCGGGAGATTAGGGGTAGGGCAAGGCCAGAAAAGAAACAACTAGTTCCGCCGAGTTACTTGAAACAATGCCTATAGAATACTTGCTTTGCCTTTCATGCATTCATATTTACAAACAGAAACTGACTTTTTTTCAGTCAGCtatgttttgatgtattttgtaaTTATGTGTTTCATTCTGCAAATTGTTTTCCTTGAATAAGGCAATTTTGTAGGAACTGAAGTGTGATGGTTCGTCGTCTTTCATCTGGTAAAAACTGGACTCAGAACACGGAAGTAGACGTCTTTTCAATAATTCATGATACCCAGTGAGTAAATAAATCATGAACATGGCAACATTTCTATTTTGCCATTTACTAaggatatgagccgcaccatgagaaaaccaacatagcgcatccgctcagtctgggcaggatccatgttgttcgctaactttttctctaattgcaatagggtttgaaagcgaacagtatagatcctgactagactgcgcggatgcgcatgcttaTCTGGATCTATGctagtcgcaaaggcactatgttggttttctcgtggtgcagctcaataataatattatgtttaaaattaaacGTTTAACGCCTAAAATAAGTCCAAACAATGTGTTTTAAAAAGCAGCATGTATTTTGCGAATCTCTTAAAATGTAATCATGGCTGTTATTTTAAGCACAAGGACCTAcatcttattttataaaacatatttacaactGTTCATCAACATCTggattgtagaaaaaaaaaacaaaaaaaaacaaaacaaacattaaacagTATTGTTTCACAGTTCAAAGTCAATGGAACATAGCTTGATCCTTTATATTATACCACTACCTGTCATTTACACAAAGTTGTAAGGTTCCCTATTTCAGCAAATCAGGTACAAAAGAGATAATAAGTCACACCTACTGACGTAATATGTAAAATACACCCTTTCATACTTTTGCATTGTttctaaaataaaagaatattcaacttggcagaaaaaaatatcaaaaataaacttgtttattGTCTAGGTTATGTTGTCAGTAAGTTATCTGAAATAATGCGGCAAttataaatatatgaatgaaacattaaaaattattaGAATGAAATGTGTTTAGTAGTACCAAAACGAAAATTTTCATATAAGAATGGATCAGATtagcaaaattaaacaaaataatttcttctATCAAAATACCCGAAGTAATATTTTGTTactcatgtttttattatttcggTGACAGCTATATCCAGCTTTCCATTAGGAAAAAAAATAGCCATACGTTTCTAACACGAATGCTGCGGTCAGATCTTTAAAAGATATATGTAAAAGCGTGTCAGAAATTTATTGCTTTTGAATTGTTACTTATTTTTCTGAAGCCCGTTTATTATAGAGGTGCTCATTGTGGACATAGCTAGGAAGGGCTGTTATTTAATTTCTGCGAAAATGTTAATTAAACTAGTGTTTCGGTGTGCCATTCTTCATTTCGTTCCTTGAACTATAAAAAAGAATTATAAGTTAAATGGAAGTTATAACGAACTTTCAAGATGCAAAGTCTGATTCgttgtgaaatatatgaaaattgtccgattgaatattattattattattattgtattgttcttcttatcgttcgcgactacactgtcagaccagtagcctcgatgaaacttgtggtttgccgcagatcctcaatgcctccatacaatttctggtgaattgaggtatctatcggccaagtcgcaactcgctcctggtcatgccttttacatctctgaagtatatgctccgcagtctgatcttcttcaccacatggacaagttggcgatgatgtcagtctgtatttcttgtacatgtgagcattgagcttgttgtgccctgagcggagcctgactatcatcacttgttcagaccgatcaaagagatgaaaagcatcttcctccatctttggtctcgttagtgccttgatgatggtgactttctccttgtaactcacaggttatgttggttgttctgactgagctcctagcttagccagtttgtctgcctcttcattgcctgcaagtccacaatgggatggaaccAACTGAAGTGCTattttgcaggttatactcaggctctgcattctcctggctagctgcggagctttattgttgatcagagctcccatgacagacagtgcatctgtgagaaagacgactaagaagctttcttctgccgagtcttcaaccactgagacggccttcatgagtgcttcggtctctgccttgtaattgctgcagtgttttcctgtggctgcatgtagtgtttctctcttgccagatgggtattgaatgaaaactcctgctcctccatttttgacggcgcatgtgactgatccgtctgtatagacatgagtccatgattccggaggatagtcttcattgatcatagcaagtgtgaggctcttccgaatgccttcaccctcttgcttcccgcggtcaagacgaggaacagcaagtcttagagtcactgaggacagatcattcgctagtgggtttataatgtttTCACTACCTAgtggagtcgttggtatgctcagctcagttttgaactctcggttgagtttctttgcctcatgtacgaagctgctacgtttgagccgattctttgtgtagccatctagcttggctttcatgggatggtcttgaaaagacctgaacttctctgcttgaagcagaacctttgcatgtcccGTTAGCTTCTCcgtgaaggagattggtgtagactttgtagcacctgtcatgatccgcaatgcttggttctggaccttgtctaaagcctgttggttagttttggcagtagtggaccaggccgTTGAGCTaaactctaaatggggtctcactgttccctgatatactgtcctgagtatttgctcatttgctccccacgttgttccagcaagtttgcgcatcatggcaagcttcctacgggccttcccttctgcttgactaatgtggggcttccaggttagccgtttgtcaaaggtcactccgaggtattttgcctcgtctgcttcaatcagcgaagtatttcccatcttgattgtacccgccctctgctttgacgacagcgagaatagtgtggtggacgatttttctgtattgatcgatacacacctatcttcagcccaagctgaaagcttgttgatggcttcttgcatcctgtatgtggctgtagtggcatgttcttccttacacaataacaccagatcgtcagcgtagagagcagccttaactcctttcggtagttcagacaccagatcattgatgaaaagcaagaagagtgtaggggataagactccgccttgtgggacagcaggacgcaacaggaacttcctactgctggcaagttctaaactgactcttgctctcctattgtggaggtatgacttaatccacctcagcatgtgacctcctactctggtcctcatcagcttgacgaggagtccttcagtccagactttgtcaaacgccctctgcagatcaatccatgctgtaagcacgactttctgctcttgaaaggcgtcctctatctcttgcgatagataagtggtctggtcctcagtggagcggaattgtctgaagccagctttttgcgttgcgaataggttgtaagtctccatgtaccacttcaggcgtgcattcaaaATCCTCTCCATTGTCTTTCCAAcgcagctggttaggctgattgggcggtagcttgcagccttctttggatccttccctttcttgtggatggggttcatgactgcctctttccatatctgtggaagcagtccttgtgtccagctgtagttgcaaatttccaggagtttgcaatttgcttcagtgcctagattggtcagcatttcatttgttactccatctggtccaggagacttctttgtcttcaactgcctaagagctgtctgtagctcatgcagtttaagactctgcttcatgcattctggtgtcacttggcctgtctgcctttcccttttttctcttcgggcttccctttgctgTTCCCTGTTGATGgagatgttggaaacatctttgtagttagaggcaaaagtgtttgccgcttgtttacccgtcaacagttcaccattctcttccagagttactgagcctcttcctgtttcttcatcgttcagctgtctcgtcaatctccacagcttttggccatctcgctctaggttgagcgaggctgttttgtttctccagctcttcctctgtgcttctcgtttgtgcctgaggaatttggccttggcttgctgtagagaggggttactttcttgtgagggattgttttctgcttcctccctggcttctgataactttgcctgtagattctccaactcatcactccagtagggcttatagtcctttcttgctccccttggaatgccgctgtaagcagcctttagtatactggcgttgaagtctttgacaacccggttattattgttattattattattattatcattattattattaataataccTTTTCAGTCTCAACTGCTACAAGACCAATGTAACAACACGCGATTTACTATGCAAGTTATATTCACTCTCTAGAAACTTGTCCCAGGTATTTAGATTATATGCAATAACTCCTGAAACTactcaaatatttgaaattcttCAAAACATAATAATCAAAGATAAGAAAAGATACAAAACTAAAttagaaatataataataataataataataataataataataataataataaagaacgTTAAGAGATTATCTAATCGGTAACCAGATAAGTGAAATAAATCTAATACATAACGTTATTGTATTACGTTCATTCAGTAATTTACTGATATAacacttgattttattttcagacaaataacGTTCACTGTTCCGAACAGAATTATTTTCGTTTTTATTGCCACAGGACTAAACTTGAACTCTGAAGAACATGAAATTACAAAAAGTCGGAATTTCCCTAAAAGTATTTAACAGTAAAGTCTACAAAAGCATATAGAGATGCGCTCAATGTTATTCAAATATAAACGaagtataaaaatattatgaaataaggcactgcctcagtCAGGAATCGTTACAGTACATTAGCTGAAATCCGAAGCCAGACGCTCTGTGCACAGCCGGAAGTcatattttttaattcgataCTATATACCGGCCGGTATATATCGCTTATCGCATATACCGTAGGAATAACGAtactgtagagggatcgatcccgatttagGTCGCGATTCCCTAtacaaagatatttaaattttttaccaGTTTCAGCACCCTACTGTCATGAATTTGTGTATGATGTTTTCAAATGCGCATCGagcacttcgagtgcgggaggtcgtgagttcaatcctaggccgcgtcataccaaagacgtgaaaaatggtaccagttgtTCTCTTGCTTGGCGCCCAGCATTTAAAGGGAACCTTGCCTTTTCTCTCATACTCTCGCGGCGATGGATGTGTCGGGAGTGATTTATAtatgttgtagaacttgcttcacaatcgacctaaattATATTATGTCTAAACTAAATGCTCATCAAGCTGTGCATTCggataaaaaaggaaaagaaaaaaaatgccaagAAAGTAACTACCATCGAATTTCTAACATGTAATTTTCTCTCGTGATTATCAGATTTTCACATTTACTTACCAAAACCTGCTATAATATACTTCTTACACGTTTTGATACTTTATATCTTACATTTACCAAACTGCATTTTATTACTTATATGTTtgtaatttaatgtaaataatCATTGCTAATCATACATACGTAATTAAATATGGCGGACAGTGGTCGATCAAAATTGTtcttatctgaaaaaaaattggaaattaCTGATTTAGATTGAAGTATTGAGCTTTTATAACAATAGAGaactaatttttgtttgttttgggtttaacgccgtttttcaacagtatttcagtcatgtaacggcgggcagttaacctaaccagtgttcctggattctgtaccagcacaaacctgttctccgcaagtatctgccaacttccccacaaaaatcagaggtggaggactaatgatttcagacacaatgtattttatcaaatagtcacggagaacatacgccccgcccgaggaccgaactcacgaccccgcgatccctagaccgacgctctacctactgagctaagcgggcgggtatagAGAACTAAGGAAAATAGTCATTAAAAACGATTTTGTGAAATTAGTTgtcaaaaattgtgaaaaatggaGTTAAATCCGCAATATAGAGTGACAGTTCAAAACAGGTATGAAAATTTACAAGAGCGGGAAATGGACACAGGTGAAACAGGTGGTAATCCGTCAGTATTGACGAGAAATGTATCTGTGCAATCAACAATGGACGAGAAAATGGTCTTAATGTTCGATGAATTGAGATTCATACGCCAAGAGCAGGTAAACTGTAACACAGGAAATGCACAGATGCAGCAGTCTTTGTCTCAAATGGATACCAAACTGAATCAGGCAGTGCAAATTACAAATGACCAAACGAGACTTATGAGAACCTTAGCATACAAATCAATCGATATCGAATCAAGGGCTAGAAGGGACAATCTCATATTCAGAGGATATGCTGAAAATTCGGAGGAAAATTGTGCTGACATTTTGTTGGAATTCCTGGAAAACAAGTTAGATATAGCACCGGTCGAGATCACAATTAACCGCTCACAGGTTAGGATTTAGAAATTTTCAAAGTAAAGGTAGCAGGCCTATCATTGTTAACTTTCGTGATCATGCTGATTTGGTCCTGATTATGAGCCGTACAAATCATCTGAAAGGTAGTACCATATCAATAGATTATGACTTCCCGATTGAAATACAAGAGGCGCGCTCTAGATTATGGCCATCTTATAAACAATATCGATCTCTGAATAAATATTCGAAGGTGAAAATAGTGTATCCGGCGAAACTTCTAGTTGATGGTGTAGTAGTGCGTGATGAAATGCCAGACTGGGACCAGTGTATAAGGAATTCACGATTCCCAAACATTAGCTATATATCGAATAATGCCGGGAGACACTCACACTCACAGTATGCAAATGCAGTACCTGAAAACCCTATACCGCAAGTCCAGCCGAACCCGGCTTCGCATATTGTGCTTCCCATAAATGGACAGTTTATGTCTCAGACGAACAGTTATTCAGGTGAAACTCTGAAGAATGATACCAGAATGACTAATACAAACCAGGCAGCACCTAATTGTTCCCAACAGTCGCAGCCATACCCTCCCCTACAGACTTTACCTAATGTCCCACAGTATGTACCCCATATGCAAGCCCAGAGAATGCCCGTGAATTATGTCCCTGTAGCCCAAGATGTGTCGGCTAGCCCCAGCATGTGCAATCTACTACTTCCCGATGAACGTGACACGCGTTTAACACATGTTCATTCTATGCCTCAGCAGACCCGCGTGTGCAGCACTACCCGTACAGAAGAATTACAGGCCCATGTTCGAGCCAATATTAC encodes the following:
- the LOC128554383 gene encoding uncharacterized protein LOC128554383, which gives rise to MSRTNHLKGSTISIDYDFPIEIQEARSRLWPSYKQYRSLNKYSKVKIVYPAKLLVDGVVVRDEMPDWDQCIRNSRFPNISYISNNAGRHSHSQYANAVPENPIPQVQPNPASHIVLPINGQFMSQTNSYSGETLKNDTRMTNTNQAAPNCSQQSQPYPPLQTLPNVPQYVPHMQAQRMPVNYVPVAQDVSASPSMCNLLLPDERDTRLTHVHSMPQQTRVCSTTRTEELQAHVRANITPSISPQQVHAHFPVVSQQGQPHQQPPAPVVSQQQQAPAPVVSQQQQAPAPVV